The following are encoded together in the Populus trichocarpa isolate Nisqually-1 chromosome 5, P.trichocarpa_v4.1, whole genome shotgun sequence genome:
- the LOC7492148 gene encoding salicylic acid-binding protein 2 isoform X1, whose translation MGEVNNQKKHFVLIHGSVAGAWIWYKVKPRLEEAGHRVTALDMAASGVNTKTIEEVRTFDLYNEPLMEFMAKLPENEKVVLVGHSLGGLNLAFAMEKFPEKVSLAVFLTAILPDTVHQPSYMLEKFAEIGPRDEEWQDTLFSFHGTPEEPHTCVHMGCEFMKCKPFHLSSAEDLALQMLLNRPGSMFVESLSKAKKFTDERYGSVPRVYIVCTEDLMMLASFQRWMIEQNGVKEVMEIPADHMPVFSTPTELCHSILELARKHA comes from the exons ATGGGAGAGGTCAACAATCAAAAAAAGCATTTTGTTTTGATCCATGGTTCAGTTGCAGGAGCTTGGATATGGTACAAGGTCAAGCCAAGGCTAGAGGAAGCTGGCCACCGAGTCACAGCTCTTGACATGGCTGCATCAGGGGTGaacacaaaaacaattgaagaaGTTCGCACTTTCGATCTGTATAATGAGCCCTTGATGGAGTTCATGGCCAAATTAcctgaaaatgaaaaggttgtATTGGTGGGGCACAGTTTAGGTGGCTTGAATCTGGCTTTTGCTATGGAGAAATTCCCAGAGAAGGTTTCTCTTGCTGTTTTTCTTACTGCAATCTTGCCTGATACCGTGCACCAGCCATCTTATATGTTAGAAAAG TTTGCTGAAATCGGTCCCAGGGACGAAGAATGGCAAGACACTCTGTTTTCATTCCATGGAACCCCTGAAGAACCGCATACATGTGTTCATATGGGTTGCGAGTTTATGAAGTGCAAGCCCTTTCATCTTTCCTCCGCTGAG GATCTCGCTCTGCAGATGCTCTTAAATAGACCAGGATCGATGTTTGTGGAAAGCCTGTCCAAGGCAAAGAAGTTCACTGATGAGAGATATGGATCAGTGCCGCGAGTTTATATTGTTTGTACTGAGGATTTAATGATGCTTGCCTCATTTCAGCGCTGGATGATTGAGCAAAATGGGGTAAAGGAAGTGATGGAGATTCCTGCAGATCATATGCCAGTTTTTTCTACGCCTACAGAACTCTGCCATTCTATACTGGAGTTGGCACGCAAGCATGCTTAG